The DNA window TCGTTGTCGTTGTCTGTTACGAATACTAACTCCGTTATAATTAACGTCGTTTAGGTAACAGTAACGTCAATGCGGCGGACTGACGGCGTTGGATTCAGTAGTGGAAAGGTACAAGTGGGGGCAAGCTAATTGTTGTGATGAATCTATTTGTTTgtataagttatttttatataaattccaaataacaaatttatataaattcaaacatctgaattttaaatagttatacaaattatattatataaaatttatacaaattttaaattatataaatgtgTGAATTATGTAAACTCAAAACTTCAGTATATTTAATTATCACTAAATATTAATCAcgagaataattaattaaaactataactattatatatatatctttgatGCTAGGTAACTTGGTagaaaaagtaagaaaagaAGGTAGAGTAATTCTTATTGAGTATTTTCTGGCGTAATTATCCAGTAATGTTATTAAAAAAGCAGAGACTTGAGAACTTGCGTTTATAATTATGCAACAGAAATCATAGATGAAGATTATCTGAATCGGCTAAAGACGAAACTTATCCCGATCGACTATTGATAAGCTTCAATTTTGGTCTCATTGCACCGAAACTaggggcccgtttggccatagatttcccaagtaAAACTTgggaaaaaatttggcaaatattGTTTGTCCATACACTTTctcattatttggcaaatttttttggcaaataactcaaattcccaaatactagttttttctagtatttgggccaaatctcattatttggaaagttttaaaaattcaaatttaacaccaaacttttatcttttacaaaaacactttatttattatcaCCAACCAACTCAATCAAATCTCCATCTGTTAACTAactcaattaataaattttTCTATTATAAAGAGCATacattttcaaatttatattagtTGTATTTTCATTATCATGATTTGTACTAGTCTTTTTTAACGATGCGACTATTTACTGTAATGATGCTTTTTGATTTGTTGCGGAAGTCATGAATCTTGTTACGCGACATTTCTATTTTGCTatgtaatacaaacttatggttagttttgatagttttaaaaaCTTATGGGCATAAgtcatatttcttaaaaaattgaaatatatttcccaaatactatggccaaacacatggtgaaatttcacccaaatcttcacccaaataatatttgccaaatatatttggaaatctatggccaaacgctagCTAGATATATACGACTCAAGGTCAAATCAAGATAAATTTGATTAGATTCTAACTATCATGTGTCACCTTTAGATACAATTCAAAACCCGGGTTTCAACCCATACAATTGAATGCTACATGTGTGATGGCATGTCACGTGACCTCGACATGCGCAATCCACATTACAAGAGTTAAGAGTTGGCACTAATGACCCCACACTAATTAAATAGATTAATGATTATGATTAGTGCACAGATCCCAACCTGTTATCCAATTGTAAGAGTTGCACTTACTACTATTAAAATATTGTCAAAATTTGTTATAGATAAAGATAAAGAGATTTAACGTAGTGGAGCAAACAAACCGGCATACTATATCTAATTACAGTTCTTAAATTTCATTTGGTCTcgcattaaattttaaatactaattaatattatattttaatttggtaatgtaaatatttaaaaaattgaaccaaaataTAACTTCTTAATTAACTTACTTGAGTTTTTGCATTCTTCTAAATTAAATAAGGTTACTAAGGACAACTTGTCAAAAAAGTTAGAACCAAATTGAACTAGGAACACTAAAGCGGTGAAAaagagggtaaaaaaaaaaggatcacGTGAAAGCTACAAAATTTCACTTAGGTTGTGTGAACCGGATAACGCGGGGGTTGCCTCCCCTACCCCGGAGGCATGTGCCCCCAACCAATATTTGTTATTCCTTAGGTTTCTTTTTGTCACgcaatcaatattttttttattatttttttattttttcttataactTTATCGAAATAATTACATTGTACATATAGATCAAAGTTTgatttaaagaatatatatacaagtgTTGACACTATTTTACACAAACGGAAGGTTTAGTACAGTAACATATACTTTTCTACTTGACACCCCATAATGTCGCAATCAAAGCTATGAAAATGGTGTTTAACCTTGCTACTATTTACTAGTAGTACATTATTATGCCAAtaaatttggaagaaaaaaattagagaGGCAAAAATCGTACGTTCGACGAATGAGAAAAATCACATGAAAGCATAGAGCTTGAAGTaataaattcttgaattttttagtTGCCTACGTTAATTTCATCTTCTTGAGGTATGACTTTCCCAAAATCTTTGCTAAATGTGAAATACTTGATGCATAATATTAAAGTACCTTTATTTAGACTCCTCTATGAatgaagagagaagaaaaaacagGAAAAAATTAAAGCTTTTTTGATAGAATAAACTTTTAGTTGATACAATTAGGATGCAATTTACACACATAAagtattattaatatatttatttttactcgTTCACtatgttaaaaatatatttttttacttttatttattatttttgaagtacaataatatttttttcatgtgttaCCCTctccttcatttacttttatgttttcacataaaaagaaaagtttttccTGTCTAGCCATGAAAGGACAAAgcattaaatataattaattaaaccaATCATTCATttatataacaaaattaaagGTTTAagtagcttttttttttttaattagataaaGGTTGACGTTGAAAAAGTAAAGCACCATCAACGAAACGTATAAAATTGCTCCTTTTTTAATTAGAGATCTCAAATTCGagttttaaatatgaaaaaatcctTTATAGAGAACGCTATCCGTTAAATGGACTATGCaacttaaatttaaattatttgagcTTTAATATAAATACCGAACAGtaaatgaaaaacaaataaaaaaagctAAAGCATATATAGGTCCGacaatatatataatcaaaGTAAGCGTTCACATTAAGGTGCACTACTCCTACAACCGAACAGGTTGTCTTTCGTTAATCATTAAACATATAGTAGTATAATTGtatgaattaaattaaattactccAAGTAATCACTCATATTATATTAACTTTATGCTTTATTTTGTAATCTTAATtccttttttgaaaaagaaaaagtatagCAGAACATGCATGGCTGGTCCACTCCTATCTTTAATTAACTTAACAAActacttaaatattttaattaattaattataaccaATTAATCGAGCTATAggtttactttaatttttaatcgATGGATCATGACGTCGGTAACATGCAGTCCTCTTAGCTAGCGTATACGTCcaatatataatttatgtagTGTCAAATTTATATGGAATACGATTTTGCGTGCTAGCTACCATTAATAATACACATATTTTATGTGTAGGTATAAGACGGATGAATTCAtaatttagggtgtgtttggtatgaaggaaaatgttttcctagaaaatgttttcttggaaaacaagttgatttttgacttattttctcatgtttggttggtgagtagaaaatattttccgaaaaaaaattttagtgtttgatttataaatgaaaaatgtttttgaaaaatttcttttatttttactagagtagtaaataattgttgaaattgaaaatattttttaaaaacaaacttaatttttttttggggtgggggtgggggtgggggNNNNNNNNNNNNNNNNNNNNNNNNNNNNNNNNNNNNNNNNNNNNNNNNNNNNNNNNNNNNNNNNNNNNNNNNNNNNNNNNNNNNNNNNNNNNNNNNNNNNNNNNNNNNNNNNNNNNGGGTAGGAGGTGGgggtgtaaaaaaataaaaaattgaaattagaaatatcttttaaaaacaacttttaatatttttttggaaggggtggtggtaggggtgagggtgggataaaaatattgaatttaaaaacaaactttaaatttttctttttttgggggTGGTTGGAGGggagggaggggggggggggggNtggtttgagggtagggaccaaataaattgattttttcaacaatttttttttaattggaaattggaaaagagttttggaaaatgttttccttaagttttgaagggaagtcattttccttaaatttgaggaaaatgagttgatttggaaaacattttccaaaacatttaacccaaccaaacatgagaaaattggaaaattttccggaataccaaacacacccttaatcttaatgatttttattttaaggttCTTAAATATTGAACTcgttgtactttttttttgtgtgagcGCAATACTTcatatttgatgaaaattatGTTACTATCTTcctccacttttaattgtcatagtttttttagtgtcaacttaaacaaattttgactaacattttatgatgtattttttcatcatatttagATGCAAAAAATTAGtacaatttatagtaattttcgtatagttttgaatatctaaattttttatttaaaatattgaattaatgtaatcaaattaactttcgaaaaatgttatatgacaaataaaagtagaCAGTATCTATGTTTAATGTCGAAAAATACAGAATATTGTGAAACTCATGTGATTTGttttttataagtatttttttatacacatttattaaaatatgCAAGATAAATCAATTTAAAGAATGTGGTGTAGTTGGATAAAAATGTTTCTCAGTTGTCCAAAGTcttgatttcaaatttgaaatatgaaaaagttCTCGATAGATAATGCTTCCCCCAATTGCCTTTATATGacacaattaaattaattaaatttcaatgcGACTAACGGacagacaaaataaaaataaatgggtAAAGCAAAAGTGTGCCGTATATATCCAGAGCCACAACTTTTGTTGAACAAAGAAGAGGAGTTTAACTTCAACACTGCAAATCACGTGCTGTTCACAAAACGACAAAAATAGTTTCTTCAAAGGAAATAGGCCAACTCTAGTGCTTGAGAGTTTGGGATACAACACTTTTACTTAAcattaaattgaataattagTGAGATTAGTTTTATTTTCTGTCTCTTAATCATAatggaaattaaattaaaacaagGACAGCTAATGGTAATTTCACATTCCAAAAGGATGAATGGCCTTTCAATCCTACAAAAtactatttctattttaatttatttgtttcaatattTTGATTCGATTAAGGAAAACTCAGAGTTTCAAAATCATAGTCAATATATGCAAAAGATAGCATATGGAATATGACAATTACATTTACAGATAGTAAAGAGGTATCcatttgtatattatattatactgGAAGAAGCATCAAtcattagtttaattttataatagCATTAGtttaaatttgtaaattattttttaatgaatgaaTAATAATTGTTGAGTTGGAGAATCTTCTTTATCTTCTTGTGTGTTGGCTGTTGCACACATTCTCTGCTTAAGGGTATCATTATAGGGATCAGTTAACAATACTTTTTTCTCtcagcttaattaattaattaattaattaattaattaataattaattatttttgtttttttcgtATAAGAAAACAAGCGCGTGTGCGAAACGTGTCGTGTAGTCCGTGAAATACGGGAAAGTCACGTGATAAAAAATGTTTACTTACCGCATCTGTTCCGCCTCCCAAATCACGTGGCCAACTCATGCACTCATTGGGTGGGTCCCTACTTTTTGTGCTCCAACATAAATAACGCCCGTCTATAGATTCGATTGAACTTAATAATTTATCGAAAGATACAATGGAAGAAATGAAACTATATGATAAGAAGGAAACAACAACCTTGATCGTCATCTTTATATATTAGAAGTATTgattatgtataaattatttaaaacgattaaaaattttgaattttatattttcaaaataaaatttaaaaatgcaTGTGTAATATGTATAGTTTGGGATTTTTAGAGGGTGAGATAGTGACTTGTGATAGAGGAAATATGGTGAGATGATGGGGACTTGTAGCCTGTAGGTGGAGGGGCCCAAAACAAGAGGCACAGATTAGAGGGATGACGTGGGAGGCTGCGTGACGTACGTGACCTGTGAAAGAGACCACCCCCTCACGTGCGCCCATTCCCTGCCGTTAACCTCCAACTATGCTTGCCGTCTCGTGTGCCGGTGGGGACCATCTTCACGGACACGCCGTTAAGCAAACGTTCCGTTAGTAATAACGGTAACAGATTTCGTGAAGCGTCGCTCCTAAAATGACATTTTTCATTTAACCtaataaactaaattaataatcaattatttattttattattgctCCTCTTAATTTAATTTACACTGCACTTTTCGTTCATGAGAAAAGTTAcacttaataatattttttcgtgtagtttttgaatatttaatttaaatttaaaatattgagttgatctaatttaaatttagcTTCAGAGAGGTTTCGATCGGACCTTGGCATAAAATCAAAAGGGTAGATATCATAGCACGGACTAGACATATTTGTCATTTGGAATGCCTTGAAAAGTTTGTACCTCGATGATGTGGTGGTCACTGACGAACAACGAAACAagatattttttcaagtttgcTCAACCTCGAATCCTTGGATTTATTATGTTGCAGCAAAAATGAAGATGTCAAGTGACAAGCTTAATAgagaaaaattcatatatatatatatacaaaataagaTTTCATAATTATCAAAATAAGAGTTTGCCATTTACCAAACATAACAGGTATAGTTATGTTTTACAAAATGTCTACAGAACACTGAATAGCCcactaaaatgataaatatcTCCCCTGAACTAATTTATCTATGGTATAATTACCTATAAAGAAGTATAGGCAAATGTCTAATGGTGTTGCAAACTACCAATCCTGTCATCTCTTGTCTAGCAGTATAGTATTCACCACATTCTTCacaaataagaagaaacatTCTTGGCACGATTTAGGCATTAGAGTAGATCTCCTGAGTTCCTTATCTTCCTCGCTGTGGACACACACGCATTCTGGAAGGGAAGAAACACCATGTGTTTTGTGCTCCAGACCACAAGCAGCTAAGATGGAATGAGTAGCCAGTCTTGCAACTTGCTTAAATGTGTCAACTTCTGCACACATGAAAGTCGATGAAAATCATATATAGAGTCAAGAATTAAAATATCATACGGTaacatttttgtttttggtcATACAGATTACAAGACTGATGATTCCGTGTACTAAAGTGCTATCGATGATTGAAGTATTATAGGCGTATGAATACATTGTCAAATTTGTATATAGTCCCATTTGCTTTAGATATGTAGTTATACAAGTAGAACTGTAGAAGAAAGAATAACCAACTCTGACTAGATGCATCATGCTATTAAAATGCAATGAAGTGATACATGCATCAGCAAACTACAGGCCAAAGTAAAAGACGTACCGAGCTTTTTATCTCTGCACAGGATTTTCAGGTTGAGCTTCACAAGAGATTGGATCTCAGTCTTAGCATCAGATTTCACCTCAACCCTTCTCTTAGTGCCACTCTTTTCGACCTTCAGTTTCTCCTGAGGATTCACATTGCTATTCGAGGAAGAACTGATCTCTTTCTCATGACCTACAGTAGTAGAAATTGATGTCAACCTGATAGAAGAACTCAAATGTGTGGAACCAGCACATGACTTATTCTTCCGTGGTTGTCCATTGTTCGCATCACAGACATATGGCTGAAGTGAAGTCTGAGACTCCTTCGAAGATACAAGTTCACTATATAATGGTCTGCATGACATTGAAGAACCATTATATACACCTGAAGCACCTTTTGATCTAATGTCCAACTTACAAACATCACTCTCGGAATGACTACCTGGACCAACATTTTGAATATACGTAGGTCGATGCTGTTCAATCTTTAGTGAGATAGACCTTGAGCTAGATTCACTCGCTTCTTTGTAGCTAGTATTCTTCTGAACTGAGTGTTTTGAGGCCTGAACAGAACTTTTGTTCCCGACACTATTTTGTTCTATTGCCTTAGCCATATTCATCATTTTCCACGCCTTCTCCACCTCTGTTGACCCTTTACTGTCAGGTCTATTTTGATTGGAAGGCTGAGAAGTCCTTGGTTGACTCGAGCAAGATACTAAAGGCCGTTCACCAGAACTGCTGCCACGCACTGGTTTTAGTTTAGCACTACTAGCATTACTCACTTTGCTAGAAGGAAACCTCAAGGATCCACTTTGAAAACCATTCCAATGTTCACGCAATATGCGTATCCTATCATGGACATTGCGGCAATGCCCCAGTGTTCTGGCATTGAACTTATTGGCGCGTCCTGCAACACCATTATTTCCTACAGAACCTAACCTAATTGAGCTGCTTCGAGGAGTACTTTGCCTTCTAGATTCAATACGAGATGAACTGTCGGAAGCATCCAAAGCACCATTTGGAGCGCTCTCGACACCATCAACATAAGACTCTCGTACAATATCATATATAGATACTTGTCTTGCTGATTCTGCTGATTGGGGTTCACTGAAACTAGTTTGGGTATAGCAATCAGTTTTGATCTCACTCTGGGCCTGTTCAGCCTTCAGAAGAGCGCAGTCTGCACAAAACCAATCACCCTCAGGAACAGTAGCACCAAGGCCAACACAATAAGTATGATAAGCAGTGTCACAAAGATCGCACAACAGCAGGAGAACATCATCGGCCGTGCTGTGGCACACGTTACATTGCACTTCTGCATACAGATCCCGTGGTCCAGTTGTTGCATTTCCATGGCAATGATAGACCTGCATAAGCACTTTCATCAGTAATACACGAGAGACGGTCAAGAGATTATACCTACTCTACCCTACCATAAACCAtgtaaatctttaaaatatacaactatatctatatctatatctatattatattaaaagcagGAAGCCcctaacttaaaatttaaatcacaGAAATGCCCTTACTATAAACCTAAATATTCTATTTAATACAAATAAACATAAACAGCTGTTACAAAGAGTTGCCACCGTTTATGATCATCTGGTTTATCTTTGGGTACATAGAATTGTAATTATCATTATCTTGCCAATTTCTAAATtggtaataataaaaaaaaggtttCTTATCTTAAATTAAGGCATTTCACGTATACACTTAACTTCTAGCAAATACATTGATACATATATTAGTGTCCCTTTATCTCCTCTTTTTCTTGGTTGACTGCTTTTTATACAAGAACCAACAGATCTTCATAATCTTTGAATGCGAGGCTATTTATAAAACATCTATTTAGTGTTC is part of the Solanum stenotomum isolate F172 chromosome 8, ASM1918654v1, whole genome shotgun sequence genome and encodes:
- the LOC125874403 gene encoding PHD and RING finger domain-containing protein C126.07c-like; translated protein: MASDEERTGATEMYPSKRVKTLTLGSPESSPSSSDKGKSKLELSDSETESNCCGICLTETGHGTTIIRGVIDCCDHYFCFVCIIEWSKVESRCPMCKRRFSIIRRPPRPPIFPSERVVNVPVRDQVYHCHGNATTGPRDLYAEVQCNVCHSTADDVLLLLCDLCDTAYHTYCVGLGATVPEGDWFCADCALLKAEQAQSEIKTDCYTQTSFSEPQSAESARQVSIYDIVRESYVDGVESAPNGALDASDSSSRIESRRQSTPRSSSIRLGSVGNNGVAGRANKFNARTLGHCRNVHDRIRILREHWNGFQSGSLRFPSSKVSNASSAKLKPVRGSSSGERPLVSCSSQPRTSQPSNQNRPDSKGSTEVEKAWKMMNMAKAIEQNSVGNKSSVQASKHSVQKNTSYKEASESSSRSISLKIEQHRPTYIQNVGPGSHSESDVCKLDIRSKGASGVYNGSSMSCRPLYSELVSSKESQTSLQPYVCDANNGQPRKNKSCAGSTHLSSSIRLTSISTTVGHEKEISSSSNSNVNPQEKLKVEKSGTKRRVEVKSDAKTEIQSLVKLNLKILCRDKKLEVDTFKQVARLATHSILAACGLEHKTHGVSSLPECVCVHSEEDKELRRSTLMPKSCQECFFLFVKNVVNTILLDKR